Proteins co-encoded in one Arachis hypogaea cultivar Tifrunner chromosome 13, arahy.Tifrunner.gnm2.J5K5, whole genome shotgun sequence genomic window:
- the LOC112735887 gene encoding uncharacterized protein, producing MRVVAKAGCVRSLPRVAVVLVTGCEVGVAGIHHWCSRYLVPSKAAAAAASPFLPPKTKSTHTKQGSRTFERAEGKRGGFTHAAIVHCNSPRAADRAPVQPRTIGAVARESGTEERVGPRVMVVAGLGAAVPSSPPRPRRVAAFALPTSPPSSCRAWRRHIAAGLVGFLPSNPSLPPLLTTRTEREGAQKKEPPRGCRRRREAGLAAVKGHCPSSTITEDPSPKLLGSPYATVVSPELSWGFATHLDSALFWVSAVAIVLAAEKPRCRHLCCRKQPLSLL from the exons ATGAGAGTTGTTGCTAAGGCTGGTTGTGTCAGGAGTTTACCGCGAGTTGCCGTCGTTCTGGTCACCGGCTGTGAAGTTGGTGTTGCCGGAATCCACCATTGGTGCAGCCGCTACTTGGTTCCCTCGA AAGCTGCAGCAGCAGCCGCAAGTCCCTTTCTCCCCCCAAAAACGAAAAGCACACACACAAAACAGGGGAGCAGAACTTTTGAGAGAGCTGAGGGAAAGAGAGGGGGCTTCACCCACGCCGCCATCGTCCACTGCAACTCACCACGAGCCGCCGATCGCGCTCCAGTTCAGCCCCGCACCATCGGCGCCGTCGCCAGGGAGAGCGGAACCGAGGAGAGGGTTGGTCCACGAGTGATGGTTGTCGCGGGCTTGGGGGCCGCCGTGCCTTCGTCGCCACCGCGCCCACGCCGCGTCGCTGCCTTTGCCCTCCCTACATCGCCGCCGTCGAGCTGTCGAGCCTGGAGGAGGCACATCGCCGCTGGTCTCGTCGGGTTTCTGCCGTCGAACCCGTCCCTACCACCCCTGCTGACCACACGCACAGAGAGAGAGGGTGCGCAAAAAAAGGAGCCGCCGCGGGGTTGCCGTCGCCGCCGCGAGGCTGGGCTCGCCGCTGTGAAAGGTCACTGCCCTTCCTCCACCATCACCGAAGATCCATCACCGAAGCTGCTGGGCTCGCCGTATGCTACTGTTGTGTCGCCGGAACTGTCCTGGGGTTTTGCCACTCATTTAGATTCTGCTCTGTTTTGGGTTAGTGCTGTTGCTATTGTTTTGGCCGCCGAAAAACCTCGATGCCGCCACCTCTGCTGCCGGAAACAGCCGCTGAGTCTTCTATGA
- the LOC112735888 gene encoding uncharacterized protein — MPITLIFENETLTLKTLTRYRFPSEAAAAAASPFLPPKTKSTHTKQGSGTFERAEGKRGGFTHAAIVHCNSPRAADRAPVQPRTIGAVARESGTEERVGPRVMAVAGLGAAVPSSPLRPRRVAAFALPTSPPSSSRAWRRHIAAGLVGFLPSNPSLPPLLTTRTEREGAQKKEPPRGCRRRREAGLAAVKGHRPSSTITEDPSPKLLGSPYATVVSPELSWGFATHLDSALFWVSVVAIVLAAEKPRCRHLCCRKQPLSLL; from the coding sequence ATGCccataaccctaatttttgaaaatgaaaccctaaccctaaaaaccctaacccGTTACCGTTTCCCATCAGAAGCTGCAGCAGCAGCCGCAAGTCCCTTTCTCCCCCCAAAAACGAAAAGCACACACACAAAACAGGGGAGCGGAACTTTTGAGAGAGCTGAGGGAAAGAGAGGGGGCTTCACCCACGCCGCCATCGTCCACTGCAACTCACCACGAGCCGCCGATCGCGCTCCAGTTCAGCCCCGCACCATCGGCGCCGTCGCCAGGGAGAGCGGAACCGAGGAGAGGGTTGGTCCGCGAGTGATGGCTGTCGCGGGCTTGGGGGCCGCCGTGCCTTCGTCGCCACTGCGCCCACGCCGCGTCGCTGCCTTCGCCCTCCCTACATCGCCGCCGTCGAGCTCGCGAGCCTGGAGGAGGCACATCGCCGCTGGTCTCGTCGGGTTTCTGCCGTCGAACCCGTCCCTACCACCCCTGCTGACCACACGCACAGAGAGAGAGGGTGCGCAAAAAAAGGAGCCGCCGCGGGGTTGCCGTCGCCGCCGCGAGGCTGGGCTCGCCGCTGTGAAAGGTCACCGCCCTTCCTCCACCATCACCGAAGATCCATCACCGAAGCTGCTGGGCTCGCCGTATGCTACTGTTGTGTCGCCGGAACTGTCCTGGGGTTTTGCCACTCATTTAGATTCTGCTCTGTTTTGGGTTAGTGTTGTTGCTATTGTTTTGGCCGCCGAAAAACCTCGATGCCGCCACCTCTGCTGCCGGAAACAGCCGCTGAGTCTTCTATGA